A region from the Sphingopyxis lindanitolerans genome encodes:
- a CDS encoding CaiB/BaiF CoA transferase family protein, translating into MSEEVYPLAGLKVIEFTHMVMGPSVGVILADLGADVVRIEPIGGDSTRNLLGSGAGYFPMFNRNKRSISLDLKDREDLARARTMVDGADVLIENFRPGALDRLGLGYAVLAESNPGLIYCSAKGFLSGPYQNRTALDEVTQMMGGLAYMTGPPGRPLRAGASVIDVTGGMFGAIGILAALERRHRTGRGGEVKCSLYETTAFLVGQHMAQQAVTGQPAQPMPVRLSAWAIYDVFETHNADEQLFVGVVSDSQWVEFCKAFDLDDLAAEAELSLNNARVLARDRILPRVRELFAGMTRADLVAKLERIGLPFAPITRPDELFDDPHLNAAGGLVDIELPGGEVTRLPALPLEMDGKRLGMRRNVPAVDADRESVFRDYGLS; encoded by the coding sequence ATGAGCGAAGAGGTTTATCCGCTGGCCGGCCTTAAGGTGATCGAGTTTACCCATATGGTGATGGGCCCATCCGTGGGCGTCATCCTCGCAGATCTTGGCGCCGATGTGGTCCGGATCGAACCGATCGGGGGCGATTCGACCCGCAATCTGCTCGGTTCCGGCGCGGGATATTTTCCCATGTTCAACCGGAACAAACGGAGCATTTCGCTGGATCTGAAGGACCGGGAGGATTTGGCGCGGGCGCGAACGATGGTCGATGGCGCGGACGTGCTGATCGAAAACTTTCGGCCCGGCGCGCTCGATCGGCTTGGCCTTGGCTATGCTGTGCTGGCCGAAAGCAACCCCGGCCTGATCTATTGTTCCGCCAAGGGGTTTCTGAGCGGCCCCTATCAAAATCGCACGGCGCTGGACGAGGTGACCCAGATGATGGGCGGCCTTGCCTATATGACCGGCCCACCTGGGCGGCCGTTGCGGGCGGGCGCGTCGGTGATCGATGTGACGGGCGGGATGTTTGGCGCGATCGGCATTCTTGCCGCGCTTGAACGGCGCCACCGGACTGGGCGTGGCGGCGAGGTGAAGTGCTCCTTGTATGAAACCACGGCGTTCCTGGTGGGGCAGCATATGGCGCAGCAGGCGGTTACCGGTCAGCCAGCGCAGCCAATGCCCGTCCGGCTTTCCGCCTGGGCCATCTATGATGTGTTTGAGACGCACAATGCGGACGAGCAATTATTTGTAGGGGTCGTGAGCGACAGCCAGTGGGTTGAGTTTTGCAAAGCGTTCGACCTTGACGATCTGGCCGCGGAAGCGGAGCTTAGCCTGAACAACGCCCGCGTTCTGGCGCGCGACCGCATTTTGCCGCGCGTCCGTGAACTTTTTGCAGGCATGACACGCGCGGACTTGGTCGCGAAGCTCGAGCGGATTGGCCTTCCTTTTGCCCCGATTACGCGACCCGACGAACTGTTCGACGACCCACATCTGAATGCGGCGGGAGGATTGGTCGATATTGAGCTGCCCGGGGGCGAAGTCACGCGCCTGCCCGCGCTGCCGCTGGAGAT
- a CDS encoding hydroxymethylglutaryl-CoA lyase, producing MNTDILVSEVGPRDGLQSIAAIMPLAAKKAWIDAEAAAGVREIEVGSFVPAKLLPQLADTAELVAHALTIPGLTVAVLVPNARGAEAAMAAGAHKLTLPLSVSETHSLANLRRTHDQVIAEARAIADMVRAQPKANRPHFEGSLSTVFGCTLEGAIPDAQIARLAASLMDAGCDEVGLSDTTGYADPAAVKRMIALVRNVVGDAALTGIHLHNTRGLGLANVLAALDAGLTTIDSSLGGIGGCPFAPGASGNIVTEDLVFMLQSMGLRTGIDLNALLAVRDIVKDALPGEPLYGFTPDAGLPLGFVPETASKEYA from the coding sequence TTGAACACGGATATTCTGGTCAGTGAAGTCGGACCAAGGGACGGATTGCAAAGCATTGCCGCGATCATGCCGCTGGCGGCAAAGAAGGCGTGGATCGATGCCGAAGCCGCGGCCGGGGTACGGGAAATCGAGGTCGGCAGCTTTGTTCCCGCAAAACTGCTGCCCCAGCTTGCCGACACCGCGGAGCTTGTCGCTCATGCGTTGACGATTCCCGGATTGACGGTCGCGGTTCTGGTCCCGAACGCGCGCGGCGCCGAAGCCGCCATGGCAGCGGGCGCCCACAAGCTGACCCTTCCGCTCTCCGTCTCCGAAACGCACAGCCTCGCCAATTTGCGGCGCACGCATGATCAGGTGATCGCCGAAGCCCGCGCCATCGCTGACATGGTCAGGGCGCAGCCAAAGGCCAACCGGCCGCATTTCGAAGGAAGCCTATCCACGGTGTTTGGCTGCACATTGGAAGGCGCCATTCCCGATGCACAGATTGCGCGTCTTGCTGCATCGTTGATGGACGCGGGCTGCGATGAAGTCGGCCTGTCCGATACGACCGGTTATGCCGACCCCGCTGCTGTGAAGCGGATGATCGCGTTGGTGCGCAACGTTGTCGGCGATGCCGCGCTGACCGGGATTCATCTTCACAACACACGTGGTCTGGGTTTGGCGAACGTGCTTGCGGCACTTGATGCGGGCCTGACGACGATCGATTCGTCGCTTGGCGGCATCGGTGGATGCCCCTTTGCGCCGGGCGCCAGCGGTAATATCGTGACCGAGGATCTGGTGTTCATGCTCCAGTCGATGGGGCTCCGCACGGGCATCGATCTCAACGCACTGCTGGCAGTACGCGACATCGTAAAAGATGCCCTGCCCGGCGAACCATTATATGGTTTCACCCCCGACGCGGGCCTGCCGCTCGGTTTTGTCCCCGAAACAGCCAGCAAGGAATATGCATGA
- a CDS encoding isochorismatase family protein: MSIGTKMVSDGRTAKQIFEDVMANPSRAKFGFGEKLAIVNVDFQNAYTCMEMFKTAYETDPRQIEYANTLSRLARKAGMPVIWTHVGYMDNAADAGVWGARTDTPDSLQNIKIPSQRHDFDDRCDIDRAVDAVYAKRMPSAFFETPLASYLVWHKVDTVIVTGGSTSGCVRATAVDALSHGYRTIVPIETCADKHESYHYANLTDLQLKYADVEPVRTVIDWLEQRT; the protein is encoded by the coding sequence ATGAGCATCGGCACGAAGATGGTCTCCGATGGCCGCACCGCGAAACAGATATTCGAAGATGTGATGGCCAATCCGTCACGCGCAAAGTTCGGCTTTGGTGAGAAGCTGGCGATCGTGAACGTCGATTTTCAAAATGCTTATACCTGCATGGAAATGTTCAAAACCGCCTATGAAACCGATCCACGCCAGATCGAATATGCGAACACCCTGTCCCGCCTGGCGCGAAAAGCGGGGATGCCGGTGATCTGGACCCATGTCGGTTATATGGACAATGCGGCCGATGCAGGCGTGTGGGGCGCGCGCACCGATACGCCGGATTCGCTCCAGAACATCAAAATCCCGAGCCAGCGTCACGATTTTGATGACCGGTGCGATATCGATCGGGCGGTGGACGCGGTCTATGCCAAGCGGATGCCCTCGGCGTTTTTCGAAACGCCGCTGGCCAGCTATCTGGTGTGGCACAAGGTGGATACGGTGATTGTCACCGGCGGCTCCACCTCTGGTTGCGTGCGGGCCACGGCGGTGGACGCCTTGTCACACGGCTATCGCACCATCGTTCCCATCGAGACCTGTGCAGACAAGCATGAGAGCTATCATTATGCGAATTTGACGGACCTTCAGCTCAAATATGCGGACGTCGAGCCCGTTCGCACGGTGATCGACTGGCTGGAGCAGCGGACATGA
- a CDS encoding polysaccharide deacetylase family protein: MNEGAEDPGLYDFNPWRARPKIEWPDGKSVAVWVSPNLEFYELDPAANPHRKSWPKPHPDVVGYSHRDYANRVGHWRMAETMEKHGFKGSVSLSVALCDHIPEVVENANALGWEFFSHGIYNTRYSYGMDEAQERAIIEDSIKTVREATGQTIRGWLAPALTHTPRTLDLIAEYGLTYTCDLYHDDQPQPVHVKSGQLISMPYSIEVNDHYGFFVYNMSPRDYADTLIRQYERLAAEGEACGTVMCIPLHSYLIAQPHRIRAFEEVLKHIAADGRAWITRSGDIAEHYLAQAGAGK, from the coding sequence ATGAACGAAGGTGCCGAAGATCCCGGCCTATATGATTTCAACCCATGGCGCGCGCGCCCCAAAATCGAATGGCCGGACGGTAAATCGGTCGCCGTGTGGGTCTCGCCCAATCTGGAATTTTATGAGCTGGATCCCGCAGCCAATCCGCATCGGAAAAGCTGGCCAAAGCCGCATCCCGATGTCGTCGGCTACAGCCACCGCGATTATGCCAATCGCGTCGGGCATTGGCGCATGGCGGAAACGATGGAAAAACATGGTTTCAAAGGCTCCGTCTCCCTGTCTGTCGCTTTGTGTGACCACATTCCGGAGGTTGTCGAGAACGCCAACGCGCTCGGCTGGGAGTTTTTCAGCCACGGCATTTACAACACGCGATACAGCTATGGCATGGATGAAGCGCAGGAACGTGCGATCATCGAGGATTCGATCAAGACGGTGCGCGAGGCGACCGGCCAGACGATCCGGGGCTGGCTCGCCCCCGCGCTCACCCACACGCCGCGCACGCTCGATCTGATCGCCGAATATGGCCTGACCTATACCTGCGATCTCTATCACGACGATCAGCCTCAACCCGTGCATGTCAAGTCGGGGCAGCTCATCTCGATGCCATACAGCATCGAGGTGAACGACCATTATGGCTTCTTCGTCTACAATATGAGTCCGCGTGACTACGCTGACACGCTGATCCGGCAGTATGAACGATTGGCCGCCGAGGGAGAGGCATGCGGCACCGTGATGTGCATCCCGCTCCATTCCTATCTGATCGCCCAGCCCCATCGCATCCGCGCGTTTGAAGAGGTGTTGAAGCATATTGCCGCCGATGGCCGCGCGTGGATTACGCGGTCTGGCGATATTGCCGAACATTATCTGGCCCAGGCAGGAGCAGGAAAATGA
- a CDS encoding polysaccharide deacetylase family protein, which produces MSLDPTYLEYKRRRRGMDQDLYPWSNINDRPPIAWPSGKGVAVALFVNLEWFPITPADKPFRAPGHMQTAYPDFRHYTAREYGTRIGFYRMLDAFATAGARATIAVNAAIAERYPSIIADIVAGGHEIVAHSTDMNGTIATGIDEDVERRLIQDSLDTLERVSGTRPRGWQSIARSQSWNTPRLLTEAGVTYMCDWVNDDLPYEMATPAGSIINVPVNHELSDRQIITVQQQSADSFAEQIRDAYALFADESVRGGRMLTIQLTPYVMGLPFRISALETLLEWLARQPQAWFASTGDIVDGIAGVRN; this is translated from the coding sequence ATGAGCCTGGATCCGACTTATCTGGAATATAAGCGCCGCCGCCGCGGCATGGATCAGGATCTTTATCCCTGGTCGAACATCAACGATCGGCCGCCAATTGCGTGGCCTTCGGGCAAGGGCGTTGCCGTTGCCCTGTTCGTGAACCTTGAATGGTTTCCGATCACCCCTGCGGACAAGCCGTTTCGCGCGCCGGGGCATATGCAGACCGCCTACCCCGACTTCCGTCATTACACGGCGCGCGAATATGGAACGCGCATCGGCTTTTACCGGATGCTGGATGCCTTTGCGACGGCAGGGGCCAGGGCCACCATTGCGGTCAACGCCGCCATTGCTGAACGCTACCCCTCGATCATTGCCGACATCGTGGCGGGCGGCCATGAGATTGTCGCCCATTCGACGGACATGAACGGTACCATCGCCACCGGGATCGACGAGGATGTCGAGCGACGACTGATCCAGGATTCGCTCGACACGCTAGAGCGGGTTTCCGGAACCCGACCGCGCGGCTGGCAATCCATTGCCCGTTCCCAAAGCTGGAATACACCCCGCCTGCTCACCGAAGCGGGCGTGACCTATATGTGTGACTGGGTGAATGACGACCTACCCTATGAGATGGCGACACCGGCGGGCAGCATCATCAACGTGCCGGTGAATCATGAATTGTCGGACCGGCAGATTATCACCGTTCAGCAACAATCGGCTGACAGCTTTGCCGAACAGATCCGCGATGCCTATGCGCTGTTTGCCGATGAGTCCGTTCGGGGCGGCCGGATGCTGACCATCCAGCTCACGCCTTATGTGATGGGATTGCCGTTCCGCATCAGCGCCCTTGAGACGCTGCTCGAATGGCTCGCGCGGCAGCCACAGGCATGGTTTGCGAGCACTGGTGATATTGTCGACGGAATAGCGGGCGTCAGGAACTGA
- a CDS encoding class I SAM-dependent methyltransferase produces MKVRDIQHPLLPEVTQEEMSRQRAVVSMRKLINARMRAQNVRRFETEGAPAFAARHGRQPQSPDDIERAFFESSGYRMWSAVNRSVQEMIWVSVGEPIFRDRSRMEAAARALIDSPDKIGALELDPAYDPSPEIAGTDVHLQPGGYARADTPDDIVAGAFYETGGNIYSFGQGAGKADSKAGVVLNLLNAEFPDFKPTRILDLGCSAGAATAAYAAAFPDAEVHGLDVGAGMLRYAHARAEALGVPVTFHQMDASQLKFADASFDLVVSHNMLHEIGPEKRRRAMAEAFRVLRPGALTIFQDVDTRFALSDVHRVEKNWDAHFNGECFWKAYNEADLLADMLGAGFAPADVSEHNMEAVSNLNRWYVISGRKPDAGAAA; encoded by the coding sequence ATGAAGGTTCGCGACATCCAGCATCCGTTGCTGCCAGAGGTTACCCAAGAAGAAATGAGCCGTCAGCGGGCGGTGGTGTCGATGCGCAAATTGATCAACGCGCGTATGCGCGCCCAGAATGTTCGGCGCTTTGAAACAGAGGGTGCACCTGCCTTTGCCGCGCGCCATGGGCGTCAGCCGCAATCACCCGATGATATCGAGCGTGCGTTCTTTGAATCATCGGGATACCGGATGTGGAGCGCGGTAAACCGTTCGGTACAGGAAATGATATGGGTTTCTGTCGGCGAGCCGATCTTTCGGGATCGATCGCGGATGGAGGCGGCGGCTCGCGCGTTGATCGATTCACCCGATAAGATCGGCGCGCTCGAACTTGATCCCGCTTACGATCCGTCCCCTGAAATCGCAGGGACGGATGTTCACCTGCAGCCCGGTGGATATGCCCGTGCCGACACGCCCGATGATATCGTGGCGGGCGCTTTTTATGAAACTGGCGGCAATATATATTCCTTTGGCCAGGGCGCGGGAAAAGCCGACAGCAAGGCCGGCGTCGTGCTCAATCTGCTGAACGCCGAATTTCCCGATTTCAAGCCGACACGCATTTTGGATCTTGGCTGTTCAGCAGGGGCCGCGACGGCCGCCTATGCGGCGGCGTTCCCCGATGCGGAGGTTCACGGGCTGGATGTTGGCGCGGGCATGTTGCGATATGCGCACGCACGGGCAGAGGCGCTGGGCGTACCGGTGACCTTTCATCAAATGGACGCATCCCAGCTGAAATTTGCGGACGCCAGCTTCGATCTGGTCGTGTCGCATAACATGCTGCACGAAATCGGACCGGAAAAACGACGGCGCGCGATGGCCGAGGCGTTCCGGGTCCTGCGGCCAGGCGCTCTTACGATTTTTCAGGACGTCGATACCCGTTTCGCCCTCTCCGATGTCCATCGGGTCGAAAAGAACTGGGACGCCCATTTCAATGGGGAGTGCTTCTGGAAGGCGTATAACGAGGCTGATCTTCTGGCCGATATGCTGGGTGCCGGTTTCGCCCCTGCCGATGTCTCGGAGCATAATATGGAAGCCGTGAGCAATCTCAATCGCTGGTATGTCATCAGCGGGCGCAAGCCTGACGCGGGAGCCGCGGCATGA
- a CDS encoding GntR family transcriptional regulator, whose translation MKTPGEDISGVDRLQATPLYHQIFLQLREEITSGERAFGSRMPTEQELAEGFGVSRITARRALDELAHTHLVERKRRVGTHVIFKSPARPIEGSIEQAVESLIAFGRDTQVKILELEKVKARPPITQALEIPIGAMVIRVARIRWLDDQPLSHLVSYIPADLGVDLTRSSLRSTPMLSLIEQAGIQIGAATQTISASLADAALASALAVDIGSPILRVSRTVLDVNKRPVQHVLAQFRSDRYQIRLDLHSANR comes from the coding sequence TTGAAGACACCGGGTGAAGATATATCAGGCGTCGACAGATTGCAGGCGACCCCCCTTTACCATCAGATATTTCTCCAGCTTCGTGAGGAGATCACCAGCGGTGAGCGTGCCTTTGGCTCGCGCATGCCAACCGAACAGGAGCTTGCCGAGGGTTTCGGCGTCTCGCGCATCACCGCCCGCCGGGCGCTGGATGAACTTGCCCATACCCATCTTGTCGAACGCAAACGGCGTGTCGGCACCCATGTCATTTTCAAATCGCCCGCACGTCCGATTGAGGGCAGCATCGAGCAGGCAGTAGAATCGCTGATCGCCTTTGGCCGCGATACACAGGTCAAAATTCTCGAGCTGGAAAAGGTGAAGGCGCGTCCACCGATTACGCAAGCGCTGGAGATTCCGATCGGCGCGATGGTCATTCGAGTGGCCCGCATCCGCTGGCTGGACGATCAGCCGCTTTCCCATCTCGTGAGCTATATTCCCGCCGATCTGGGCGTCGATCTGACCCGATCCTCGTTGCGTTCGACCCCGATGCTGAGCCTGATCGAGCAGGCGGGCATACAGATTGGCGCGGCCACGCAAACCATTTCCGCATCGCTGGCCGATGCGGCGCTTGCCAGCGCGCTTGCCGTCGATATCGGCTCACCGATCCTGCGCGTCAGCCGCACGGTGCTGGATGTCAACAAGCGCCCGGTGCAGCATGTGCTCGCGCAGTTCCGCTCCGATCGTTATCAGATTCGTCTCGACCTCCATTCGGCAAATCGTTGA
- a CDS encoding TonB-dependent receptor has translation MKKVSIAVSVAALSVAMLSSGGAAYAQESSPSEQARDADIIVTARKRDENLQNVPLAVSVETAADIARKGLRDIADVSSFTPGLTFERANRYGTQGGSSRPAIRGMGNILGEPNAQVFIDGIPYSESILSFPFDLVERVEVIKGPQAALYGRATFAGAINLITKKGTNEFNTSVNVRAATYDDYEANVMSRGPLIKDKLFYMVAARYYNFGGMYNNTLDGRSVGGEKSTNFNASLEFRPSSDLSITLSGGYLHDRDEVPAIGLQDRFSNNCHFDNPGQYYCGSVHTIKAPTVNISGLEGLAGGLPSAPGLTRDGYRASLAINYEVGGFKITSNSGYFKTHTELGYDSTYQGATAIDQLGVPGAPGYVRPATNGVRTGSVMRNDVGSREEIFTELRVQTPKIADAFDVMVGGAYYTRRRPFEERHYPGANGTTTPTIDSGTDRIDNVAVFGSINWDITDRMAASGEIRYAEDTIGNYKSATDVLAERKFVSVTPRFTLDYDISDTSMIYAIVAKGNKPGAFNSDPRFPVDVQFAGEETSWNYEIGSKNRFFDNRLTLNLSAYYVDWSNQQLTGTYVFPDLQTRGYIINAGQTRVKGIEIELQGNLTDELSAGAAYSINDARFVKFDDTEAGTLFGNTSVAGKLVPNIARNQASAFVNYLRPVSDKLDLFARVDASYNSPKYAQIYNLADTGAKYLVNMRIGLQGANWKASLFVENLTDNRASSTVGRYVDQLNLNVPQYTNANPAQNNAPGTTNQERAFQIALARKRQFGITLAYNF, from the coding sequence ATGAAAAAGGTTTCAATCGCAGTGTCCGTGGCTGCTTTGTCGGTCGCAATGTTGAGCAGCGGTGGCGCAGCGTACGCGCAGGAGTCCTCTCCTTCCGAGCAGGCCCGCGATGCGGACATCATCGTGACCGCCCGTAAGCGTGACGAAAACTTGCAGAATGTTCCGTTGGCGGTCTCCGTCGAGACGGCTGCGGATATTGCGCGCAAAGGGTTGAGGGATATCGCCGACGTCTCGTCTTTCACCCCTGGCCTGACGTTCGAACGTGCGAACAGATATGGGACCCAAGGTGGTTCAAGTCGCCCGGCTATCCGCGGCATGGGCAACATTTTGGGAGAGCCGAACGCTCAAGTCTTTATCGACGGCATCCCCTATTCGGAATCAATCCTGTCGTTCCCGTTCGACCTGGTTGAACGCGTTGAAGTCATCAAAGGTCCGCAGGCGGCGCTTTATGGCCGCGCGACATTTGCCGGCGCCATCAATCTCATCACCAAAAAAGGCACGAACGAATTTAACACCTCGGTCAACGTCCGCGCTGCAACTTATGATGACTATGAAGCCAATGTCATGTCGCGTGGCCCCCTGATTAAGGACAAGCTGTTTTATATGGTAGCCGCGCGCTATTATAATTTTGGCGGCATGTACAATAATACGCTCGATGGCCGGAGTGTTGGAGGTGAAAAAAGCACCAATTTCAACGCTTCACTCGAATTTCGTCCTTCAAGCGATTTATCGATCACACTGAGCGGCGGGTATCTGCACGATAGGGATGAAGTTCCAGCTATCGGGTTGCAGGACCGTTTCTCCAACAACTGCCATTTTGACAATCCCGGTCAATATTATTGCGGATCGGTTCATACGATCAAGGCGCCGACAGTCAATATCTCTGGCCTGGAAGGTCTGGCGGGGGGTTTGCCATCCGCGCCCGGACTGACGCGCGACGGCTATCGCGCGTCGCTTGCCATAAATTATGAAGTGGGCGGATTCAAAATTACGTCAAATTCGGGATATTTTAAAACCCATACCGAACTTGGATATGATTCAACCTATCAAGGCGCCACCGCCATCGACCAGCTCGGCGTTCCCGGTGCCCCTGGCTATGTGCGTCCGGCAACCAATGGGGTGCGGACAGGCTCGGTGATGCGCAACGATGTGGGGTCGCGCGAAGAAATCTTCACCGAACTTCGTGTCCAAACGCCGAAAATAGCCGATGCGTTCGATGTGATGGTTGGCGGGGCCTATTATACGCGCCGTCGGCCGTTCGAAGAACGGCACTATCCCGGCGCGAACGGAACAACGACGCCAACGATCGATTCGGGCACGGATCGCATCGATAACGTCGCTGTTTTCGGTTCGATAAATTGGGACATCACCGACCGCATGGCGGCGTCCGGCGAAATTCGTTACGCTGAAGATACGATCGGAAATTACAAGAGCGCGACAGACGTTCTGGCAGAGCGGAAGTTCGTGTCGGTCACGCCTCGTTTCACGCTGGATTATGACATCAGCGACACGTCGATGATTTATGCGATCGTCGCAAAGGGAAACAAGCCTGGCGCCTTCAATTCGGATCCGCGGTTCCCGGTCGACGTGCAATTTGCTGGCGAAGAAACCAGCTGGAATTATGAAATCGGTTCCAAGAATAGATTCTTCGACAATCGCCTGACGCTGAATCTCTCCGCATATTATGTCGATTGGAGCAATCAGCAGCTGACAGGCACCTATGTTTTTCCGGATCTCCAGACGCGGGGCTATATTATCAACGCCGGTCAAACCAGAGTGAAGGGCATCGAGATCGAGCTTCAGGGGAATTTGACAGACGAACTTTCCGCTGGTGCAGCTTATTCGATAAATGATGCGCGTTTCGTGAAGTTTGACGACACCGAAGCGGGGACGCTGTTTGGCAACACTTCGGTTGCTGGAAAGCTGGTGCCGAATATCGCTAGAAACCAGGCATCTGCATTCGTGAATTACCTTCGCCCCGTATCGGATAAGCTCGATTTATTTGCGCGCGTTGACGCTTCTTATAATTCGCCGAAATATGCGCAGATTTATAATCTGGCGGACACGGGCGCGAAGTATTTGGTGAATATGCGGATCGGTCTCCAAGGCGCGAATTGGAAGGCCTCCTTGTTCGTCGAGAATTTGACCGACAACCGGGCATCGTCGACGGTTGGTCGTTATGTCGACCAGTTGAACCTCAACGTTCCGCAATACACCAACGCCAATCCGGCACAAAACAACGCGCCTGGCACGACCAATCAGGAACGCGCTTTCCAGATTGCTCTCGCCCGCAAGCGTCAATTCGGAATCACGCTCGCATATAATTTCTAG
- a CDS encoding FAD-dependent oxidoreductase produces the protein MTQTKPVTIVGAGPVGLTAAMLLHERGIPFTLYEAEAELRDDLRASTFHPPTLDMLETLGVAAPLVAQGLKSPTWQVRMHPSGKRAVFDLGLIGDATNHPYRVQCEQSKLCRIMLDVLNAKGADIRMGVKVEGVEQDDDGVRIVVRDSMDEMTTHESGFLIAADGARSVVRSALGFPFEGKTYPETTILATTRFPFDEHLEGLSNVNYVWKQGGTFSLLHLPGQWRCSLYPDGEESIEDALQPASIQRKMQEIVRIDGDYKVDEIRPYRIHMRIVDDYRSGRVLLAGDAAHLNSPSGGMGMNGGIHDAFELVRTLEEVLNGGTMDRLNRYTRRRRPIAEQEILSQSDGNRARMQERDPDKRRESLEALQRIAADSDAAREHLLRSSMITGLRLAAEII, from the coding sequence ATGACGCAGACAAAACCGGTGACAATTGTTGGGGCAGGGCCCGTTGGGCTCACTGCGGCCATGCTGCTGCACGAGCGGGGAATCCCTTTCACCCTCTATGAAGCGGAAGCGGAGTTACGCGATGACCTTCGCGCCTCGACCTTTCATCCGCCAACTCTCGATATGCTCGAAACGCTGGGAGTTGCCGCGCCGTTGGTCGCGCAGGGACTGAAGAGTCCGACTTGGCAAGTCCGCATGCATCCGAGCGGCAAGCGCGCGGTGTTCGACCTTGGCTTGATCGGCGATGCGACAAACCATCCCTATCGGGTGCAATGCGAACAATCCAAGCTATGCCGGATTATGCTGGACGTGTTGAACGCCAAGGGTGCGGATATCCGCATGGGCGTCAAAGTCGAGGGCGTCGAACAGGACGATGACGGCGTTCGCATTGTGGTGCGCGATTCGATGGACGAAATGACGACCCATGAAAGCGGCTTCCTGATCGCCGCCGATGGCGCGCGCAGCGTGGTCCGTTCGGCGCTCGGCTTTCCGTTCGAGGGCAAGACCTATCCCGAAACGACCATCCTGGCGACGACCCGGTTTCCCTTCGATGAACATCTCGAAGGGCTGTCCAACGTCAACTATGTCTGGAAACAGGGCGGCACGTTCAGCCTCCTCCACCTGCCCGGCCAGTGGCGCTGTAGCCTGTATCCCGATGGCGAAGAGAGTATCGAAGACGCGCTCCAGCCGGCGAGCATCCAACGCAAGATGCAGGAGATCGTGAGGATAGACGGCGACTACAAGGTCGATGAGATCCGCCCCTATCGCATTCATATGCGGATCGTAGACGATTACCGATCCGGCCGCGTTCTGCTCGCGGGCGATGCCGCGCACCTCAATTCGCCATCGGGCGGGATGGGCATGAATGGCGGCATTCACGATGCTTTTGAACTGGTGAGAACGCTCGAAGAGGTACTGAACGGAGGGACGATGGATAGGCTCAATCGCTATACGCGGCGCCGGCGCCCGATCGCGGAACAGGAAATCCTCAGTCAGTCCGACGGCAATCGCGCGCGCATGCAGGAACGAGATCCTGACAAGCGGCGCGAATCGCTGGAAGCCCTGCAACGCATCGCCGCCGATTCTGACGCCGCACGCGAGCACCTGCTGCGCAGCTCGATGATCACTGGCTTGCGCCTGGCGGCCGAAATCATATGA